From Companilactobacillus heilongjiangensis, one genomic window encodes:
- a CDS encoding nucleotidyl transferase AbiEii/AbiGii toxin family protein: protein MSTRRSQEQSIKDKLKAKRDETGVPFDILQKKFFIDCFLKLLSESKYADNFIWKGGFVLSAITGIQKRTTVDLDTLVRGVTVDTVTLSKIIKEIISNKDESSPDFNLIDVQEIQEEKAYQGLRVRIMGQLGQMKDNFHLDVVTGETLEQRAIEWDYQPLIGDKKIPIYIYRPEQILAEKLQTVLERGIANTRMKDFYDVYIIPATTQLDIDDLSDDFKSVMHSRDTEELWTIRESVLDLIATDQKMHNEWINYSKKNKFAKKLSFERVLSSVNILFKKIKM from the coding sequence ATGAGTACGAGGAGGAGCCAAGAGCAGAGCATAAAGGATAAATTGAAAGCCAAGCGCGATGAAACAGGCGTTCCATTTGATATTTTACAGAAAAAGTTTTTTATTGATTGTTTTCTAAAATTATTATCTGAATCTAAATACGCTGATAATTTTATTTGGAAAGGTGGGTTTGTTCTTTCAGCTATTACTGGAATACAGAAACGAACGACAGTTGATTTGGATACCTTAGTAAGAGGTGTTACTGTAGACACCGTAACACTTAGTAAAATAATTAAAGAAATCATTTCTAACAAAGACGAAAGCAGTCCGGATTTTAATCTGATAGATGTTCAAGAGATTCAAGAGGAAAAGGCCTATCAAGGATTAAGAGTCAGAATAATGGGTCAATTAGGACAAATGAAGGATAATTTCCACTTAGATGTTGTTACTGGTGAAACTCTAGAGCAGCGAGCAATTGAATGGGATTATCAGCCACTAATTGGTGATAAGAAAATCCCAATTTATATATATCGGCCTGAACAAATCTTAGCTGAGAAGTTGCAGACTGTATTGGAGAGGGGAATTGCCAATACTCGTATGAAAGATTTTTACGACGTATATATCATTCCAGCTACCACTCAGCTAGATATTGATGATTTATCAGATGATTTTAAATCAGTTATGCATTCAAGGGATACCGAAGAACTTTGGACAATTCGCGAGTCAGTACTTGATTTAATTGCCACTGATCAAAAAATGCATAACGAATGGATTAATTATTCTAAAAAGAATAAATTTGCTAAAAAATTGTCATTTGAACGAGTATTAAGTTCGGTAAATATTTTGTTTAAAAAAATTAAAATGTGA
- a CDS encoding type IV toxin-antitoxin system AbiEi family antitoxin domain-containing protein, producing MERKNFSEHPTILDILKENDSNIKRQHGVINYLDFKIKIYHELKRYFEDEAIINDSNISEIENSKVIQDMISSGILEYIGRGILVDSSWNPNDFLLRQLVLKQGIYSGSTALYLWGLSDEYPYKSFMTFKRGYRLPSTMQEWTEGIVVKQVSDDVLNMFVEKMDVSGTQQKINIYSKERVLVDVLREPVSTDVINTAYRRYLKDSKVGVNRLMLVAKKMGAFEKVRNRLEIMI from the coding sequence TTGGAGAGAAAAAATTTTAGTGAACATCCAACGATTCTAGACATTTTGAAAGAGAACGATTCTAATATAAAAAGACAACACGGTGTGATTAATTATTTAGATTTTAAAATAAAAATCTATCATGAACTAAAGAGATATTTTGAAGATGAAGCTATCATTAATGATTCTAATATTTCGGAAATTGAAAACAGTAAAGTAATCCAAGATATGATAAGTTCCGGAATTCTTGAATACATTGGTCGTGGTATTTTAGTAGATTCGTCATGGAATCCAAATGATTTTCTACTTCGTCAGTTGGTACTAAAACAAGGAATATATTCCGGATCTACAGCACTCTATCTTTGGGGATTGAGTGACGAGTACCCATATAAATCCTTTATGACATTCAAGCGTGGGTATAGATTGCCTAGTACAATGCAAGAATGGACTGAGGGAATTGTAGTTAAACAAGTAAGTGATGATGTATTAAATATGTTTGTTGAAAAAATGGATGTGTCTGGAACACAACAGAAAATCAATATATATAGCAAAGAAAGGGTGCTGGTGGATGTACTTCGTGAACCAGTGAGTACAGACGTTATTAATACTGCCTATAGACGATATCTGAAAGATTCAAAGGTGGGAGTTAATAGACTAATGCTTGTTGCTAAAAAGATGGGAGCTTTTGAAAAAGTCAGAAATAGATTGGAAATTATGATATGA
- a CDS encoding glycoside hydrolase family 73 protein: protein MNKKWVASTALASFLAAVGVSSNASPVKAALATDDGNQDDDQDHKVADTKDPNVASVMDAQGAPISESAADAIEENENSAETNSVLPASAVRSITQASATAGVSKAQQDAFLKNIGPIAQQAASKYNVYASVMMAQAIIESSWGQSTLSTQSNNYFGVKGDYNGSYVSMPTQEWSADKGYYTIYANFRKYPSIYDSFADNGALLRGGISGAPNFYDGTWKEKTSSYKDATAWLQGRYATSPIYASTLNRIIETYNLTQYDSEASTGGTSDNSVSGTQTAMDDTATVTNKSLAKIYINANPNQIAANRALAYNTSWHISSKVVAADGTVYYQVASNEYVLASDVQLASEKSNPPVKIADTAVIVNNSGSVVYSAANKKAATSRVLPYQSAWITTAYVVDDDGNTFYFVGNNAYVLATDVSLKSQMANDEYKDDDIVSYPDIVHVTATPSARAYDDKHNVLAVSLASGTDWKIDKKSTHSDGSIWYRVATNQWVNANDVQVKGSNYVTSVSGMVKINYIPGYGVNVYNSPASNNKFTGARLADGTTWRVTSKQIVDGQTWYKVNAGWVNGTYCIYNAD, encoded by the coding sequence ATGAACAAAAAATGGGTTGCCTCTACTGCTCTAGCAAGTTTCTTAGCAGCAGTTGGTGTATCATCGAATGCTTCTCCAGTAAAAGCTGCACTTGCTACTGATGATGGAAATCAGGATGATGACCAAGATCACAAAGTTGCTGATACTAAGGATCCGAATGTTGCCAGTGTAATGGACGCACAAGGAGCTCCAATCAGTGAAAGTGCTGCGGATGCTATTGAAGAAAACGAAAATAGTGCTGAAACTAACAGTGTTTTGCCGGCTAGTGCTGTGCGTTCAATTACGCAAGCCTCTGCTACAGCGGGAGTTAGCAAGGCGCAACAAGATGCTTTTCTAAAAAATATTGGACCAATTGCTCAACAGGCAGCTTCCAAATATAATGTCTACGCCTCAGTTATGATGGCACAGGCTATTATTGAAAGTTCTTGGGGACAATCAACTTTGTCGACGCAATCGAACAATTATTTCGGTGTCAAAGGTGACTATAATGGCTCATACGTCAGCATGCCTACTCAAGAGTGGAGTGCTGATAAAGGCTATTACACAATTTATGCCAATTTTAGAAAGTATCCTAGTATTTATGATTCTTTTGCCGATAACGGCGCATTACTAAGAGGCGGAATTTCCGGTGCCCCTAATTTTTACGACGGGACTTGGAAAGAAAAAACTTCCTCATATAAAGATGCTACGGCTTGGTTGCAAGGTAGATATGCCACCAGTCCAATTTATGCATCAACTTTGAATAGGATAATCGAGACTTATAATTTGACACAATATGATAGCGAAGCCAGTACCGGAGGTACTAGTGATAATTCAGTCAGTGGTACACAAACAGCAATGGATGATACCGCTACTGTAACTAATAAAAGTTTAGCTAAAATTTATATCAATGCTAATCCCAATCAGATTGCTGCTAACCGTGCATTGGCATACAACACTTCATGGCACATTTCTTCAAAAGTTGTCGCTGCTGATGGAACCGTTTATTACCAAGTAGCTTCCAACGAATATGTTTTGGCATCTGATGTTCAATTAGCATCCGAAAAATCCAATCCACCTGTTAAAATTGCTGATACAGCAGTGATTGTTAACAATAGTGGATCGGTAGTTTATAGTGCCGCCAATAAAAAAGCCGCAACTAGTCGAGTTTTGCCATACCAATCCGCTTGGATTACAACTGCATACGTAGTTGACGATGATGGCAATACTTTCTACTTTGTGGGAAATAACGCTTATGTTTTAGCAACAGACGTTAGCTTGAAGTCGCAAATGGCTAATGATGAATATAAAGACGATGATATCGTTTCATATCCAGATATCGTGCACGTTACAGCGACACCAAGTGCCAGAGCTTATGACGACAAACACAACGTGTTAGCGGTTAGTTTAGCCAGTGGAACCGATTGGAAGATTGATAAGAAATCGACTCATTCAGACGGTTCAATTTGGTATCGCGTGGCAACTAATCAATGGGTCAATGCCAATGACGTACAAGTTAAAGGCTCAAATTATGTTACATCGGTTTCAGGTATGGTTAAAATCAATTACATTCCTGGCTATGGAGTTAACGTATATAACAGCCCAGCATCCAACAATAAGTTTACCGGAGCACGCTTAGCAGATGGTACAACTTGGCGTGTTACGTCAAAGCAAATTGTCGATGGACAAACTTGGTATAAAGTAAATGCCGGTTGGGTTAATGGAACTTATTGTATTTATAATGCAGATTAG
- a CDS encoding SdpI family protein: MKKKHLIILGIFATIWLPALADIFYWNKLPEKLPTHFNAQMVPDSWSSKAVAVLALPVILTLVQGLILYSIDQHSKKYDVQNGIVYTVLTIMPILSIWLNFVMISTALNNNVNRSKQPMLSLLFGIILIILGVVLKYVKTNPIIGIRLPWTMLSTENWRLTNNFGSKVFIVGGIIEFIVALFSSLSLMIFILAIIIIIPVIYSYILYRKGI; this comes from the coding sequence ATGAAGAAAAAACATCTGATTATTCTAGGGATTTTTGCAACGATTTGGTTACCAGCGTTAGCAGATATATTCTACTGGAATAAGTTACCTGAAAAACTTCCGACCCATTTTAATGCCCAAATGGTACCGGACAGTTGGTCGTCCAAAGCAGTAGCAGTGCTGGCTTTACCTGTTATATTAACCTTGGTACAGGGATTGATTCTGTATTCTATTGACCAACATTCGAAGAAATATGATGTACAAAATGGCATTGTTTATACGGTTTTAACAATCATGCCAATTCTTTCAATATGGCTAAATTTTGTTATGATATCGACGGCGTTAAATAATAACGTTAATCGTTCCAAACAGCCAATGCTCAGTTTATTGTTTGGCATCATACTCATTATTTTAGGAGTGGTATTGAAGTATGTTAAAACTAATCCAATAATTGGGATTCGATTACCTTGGACCATGTTGAGTACGGAAAATTGGCGATTAACAAATAACTTTGGATCAAAAGTATTTATTGTTGGAGGAATAATTGAATTTATTGTGGCACTGTTTTCGTCACTGTCATTAATGATATTCATTTTAGCAATAATTATTATAATACCGGTGATCTACTCGTATATTTTGTATCGAAAGGGAATTTGA
- a CDS encoding acyltransferase, whose translation MKKKRVIYIDVIRVVAMMLVVLAHSLAARLAVRDGSLNWDISNMLVVITEIAVPLFFMISGATILNSRRTKDVGYLFSHRLVRVLVPFILWSIISAYGARKIDGVFTFHDFFHSVLLMYHQPVLIAYWFIYPLVSLYLLSPLLKAMVEGMDNKMFNYLLALWMVISMFLPALVDALPKNLSMYFDGYTVGKVVFSTSLGYFLLGYKLTQTKHAKDNPLQLFVIAVVLMAINVLIGFVSLKPAFHYLTVISVVNIPVIAALIFLVLKSFEGRYHNWFIKLTEIIAPLTYGVYLVHGLSIGIVQKMAGVNHYLITFFFATVLSLVVIFILSKIPVLKKWML comes from the coding sequence TTGAAGAAAAAAAGAGTAATATATATCGACGTTATCCGTGTGGTAGCCATGATGCTCGTGGTTTTAGCACATTCGTTGGCGGCTAGATTGGCAGTTAGGGATGGCTCGTTAAATTGGGATATTTCAAACATGCTAGTCGTGATCACTGAAATTGCTGTGCCACTATTTTTCATGATTAGTGGGGCCACGATTTTGAACAGTCGGCGGACTAAAGACGTGGGATATTTGTTCAGTCACCGCTTGGTCAGAGTGTTGGTGCCATTTATCCTCTGGTCGATCATCAGTGCTTACGGTGCCAGAAAAATTGATGGAGTTTTCACATTTCATGACTTTTTCCACAGCGTATTATTGATGTATCATCAGCCAGTTTTAATAGCGTATTGGTTCATCTATCCGTTGGTATCACTGTATTTGTTATCGCCGTTGTTGAAAGCAATGGTTGAGGGCATGGACAATAAAATGTTTAATTATTTGTTGGCATTGTGGATGGTCATCAGCATGTTCTTACCAGCTTTAGTCGACGCATTGCCAAAGAATCTCAGCATGTACTTTGACGGATATACGGTTGGAAAAGTAGTCTTTTCAACCAGTTTGGGCTATTTCTTATTGGGATATAAGTTGACCCAAACAAAGCATGCCAAAGATAATCCACTACAATTATTCGTGATTGCTGTCGTATTGATGGCAATTAACGTCTTGATTGGATTCGTCAGTTTAAAACCAGCTTTCCATTATTTAACCGTAATTTCAGTAGTGAACATTCCAGTTATCGCTGCCTTGATTTTCTTAGTATTGAAATCATTTGAAGGTCGCTATCACAATTGGTTCATCAAGTTGACCGAAATTATCGCACCATTGACGTATGGCGTGTATCTAGTTCACGGCTTGAGCATTGGAATTGTGCAGAAGATGGCGGGAGTTAACCATTATCTGATTACATTCTTCTTTGCAACAGTGCTTTCATTAGTAGTTATTTTCATCTTGAGTAAGATACCAGTTTTGAAAAAATGGATGTTATAG
- a CDS encoding DUF3329 domain-containing protein: MLSKLKKYRWSLIILTIVFFIMLLLNWKTLYVADDYVYRFVYQSPSPTAFAHQQRISTGMIPYSMFNHYMLWNGRFVAHSIVQFFMQFNSKIPFDICSSLIYVLLLIFMDKIAVKLTGKKHNAFILPLIFGFTWFYIPYFGQSVLWLSGSGNYLWMSVIYLGFIIFNLKNRSVNIGNIFSAIVLGFLAGASNENSGPAAVLIILLFMLKRFIKEHKVSFISTISVIFSGVGFITMMMSPGSQSRGNVHRTWEIIQKNIDGIYKLTFDKWVWIYGLMAVLLIAGIVMKRINGDTFWAVMFFLIGHLAAVYAMAFSPEYPERTFFGGVIFLGIALFILVYSVLGELKWAPIALSAAVVIAFGVSFGPAYKDINISYHQMRTQYQLIYKAEATKDKSARVPLMTTQKSQYNANYGVIALDTPANALMNQWEAKFFDLNQITGYRIK, from the coding sequence GTGCTTTCAAAATTAAAAAAATATCGGTGGTCACTAATTATTCTGACAATTGTCTTTTTTATTATGCTATTGCTCAACTGGAAGACGTTGTATGTGGCTGACGATTATGTCTATCGTTTCGTCTATCAATCACCATCGCCCACGGCATTTGCTCACCAGCAACGGATTAGTACAGGGATGATTCCGTACTCGATGTTTAATCATTATATGCTGTGGAACGGGCGTTTTGTGGCGCATTCAATCGTGCAATTTTTCATGCAATTTAATTCAAAAATTCCGTTCGATATTTGTAGCAGTTTGATTTACGTATTGTTGCTGATATTCATGGATAAAATAGCTGTGAAATTAACTGGCAAGAAACATAATGCATTTATTTTGCCACTGATTTTTGGATTCACTTGGTTCTACATTCCTTATTTTGGTCAGTCAGTCTTGTGGTTGTCAGGATCAGGTAATTATTTGTGGATGAGTGTGATTTATTTAGGATTTATTATCTTTAATTTGAAAAATCGTTCCGTAAATATCGGCAACATTTTTAGTGCAATAGTCCTAGGATTTTTAGCTGGAGCTTCGAACGAAAATTCTGGTCCAGCGGCTGTTTTGATTATTTTATTGTTCATGTTGAAACGATTTATTAAGGAACATAAGGTCAGTTTTATTTCGACAATTAGCGTAATTTTTAGTGGAGTCGGATTTATCACGATGATGATGTCGCCAGGTTCGCAAAGTCGTGGCAATGTTCATCGGACTTGGGAAATTATTCAAAAAAATATTGATGGAATATATAAACTTACTTTTGATAAATGGGTTTGGATTTATGGATTGATGGCAGTTTTATTGATTGCTGGAATCGTCATGAAACGGATTAATGGTGATACATTCTGGGCAGTGATGTTCTTCTTGATCGGGCATTTGGCAGCTGTCTATGCGATGGCTTTTTCACCAGAATATCCGGAAAGAACCTTCTTCGGTGGAGTGATTTTTCTAGGAATAGCGTTGTTTATTTTAGTTTATTCGGTATTGGGCGAGTTGAAGTGGGCGCCAATAGCTTTGTCAGCCGCGGTTGTAATTGCATTTGGAGTCAGCTTTGGGCCAGCTTATAAAGATATTAATATCAGCTATCATCAGATGCGGACACAATATCAATTAATTTATAAAGCCGAGGCAACCAAGGATAAGAGTGCCAGAGTTCCGTTAATGACCACGCAAAAGAGCCAGTATAACGCCAATTATGGTGTGATTGCCTTAGATACACCGGCAAATGCGTTGATGAATCAATGGGAAGCCAAGTTCTTTGACCTTAATCAAATTACCGGTTACCGAATAAAATAA
- a CDS encoding SHOCT domain-containing protein — translation MHATLINRNTRERKDVKVGFSWTEFFWGFWPALFRGDWKWLVIILLVDLAFGVFTWGGGSFFFNLIFAFFYNKLYANDLLNAGFEPADDYSYNALLAKNYINPGRKFSNTSNGYTNDSQLDQLDKLKDLLDQGAITQEEYDIKKKQILGL, via the coding sequence ATGCATGCAACGCTAATTAATCGTAATACTAGAGAACGAAAAGATGTCAAAGTTGGATTCTCATGGACTGAGTTTTTCTGGGGCTTTTGGCCTGCACTTTTCAGAGGAGATTGGAAATGGCTTGTCATCATTCTACTAGTTGACCTAGCCTTTGGCGTCTTTACATGGGGCGGTGGATCATTTTTCTTCAATCTAATTTTTGCTTTCTTCTATAATAAACTTTATGCCAATGACCTATTGAACGCCGGCTTTGAACCAGCTGACGACTATTCATACAATGCCCTCTTGGCAAAGAATTACATCAATCCGGGCCGTAAATTTTCAAACACAAGTAATGGCTATACAAATGATTCACAACTTGATCAACTCGACAAATTGAAAGACTTGCTCGACCAAGGTGCTATTACACAAGAAGAATACGATATTAAGAAAAAACAAATTCTCGGACTATAG
- a CDS encoding AbrB/MazE/SpoVT family DNA-binding domain-containing protein, whose translation MVENRRTYLKKWENSQGIMIPKDVLMELGIQDYKNQNIILVNRLETRSTKHKYPQTKTLTNNG comes from the coding sequence ATGGTAGAAAACAGAAGAACTTATTTGAAAAAGTGGGAAAACTCACAAGGGATTATGATTCCGAAAGACGTTCTAATGGAACTAGGAATCCAAGATTATAAAAATCAGAATATAATTTTGGTCAATCGCTTGGAAACGAGGTCTACTAAACATAAATATCCACAAACAAAAACTCTAACCAACAATGGCTAG